From Pyxicephalus adspersus chromosome 7, UCB_Pads_2.0, whole genome shotgun sequence, a single genomic window includes:
- the LOC140334646 gene encoding olfactory receptor 1G1-like, with the protein MKYNTSMLEFHILPFFMNADKKLYIFNIFSFFLIYFIEILVNLTIITVICLDLHLHTPMFLFLCNLASIDLCYTTIIVPKLLYILLSGNNTISFTQCFIQMYFFLTVATAEVMVIFIMAYDRYVAICHPLDYHRILNKKICILLIIVTWIGGCLNSSLFTSSISKILFCPSFTIHQFFCDAKALINISCGVTKTFYNIMYADSFVFGLIPVVCNLMSYVQIIRVILRIKSKDGRSKAFSTCSSHLIILSIYYGSATIVYMIPPSERYNVGEQILTVFYTTVVPMLNPLIYSLRNKEIKNSLWKLLTY; encoded by the coding sequence ATGAAATACAATACATCAATGCTAGAATTCCACATTTTGCCATTCTTCATGAACGCTGACAAAAAACtttacatatttaacattttttcttttttcctaatttatttcatTGAAATTCTGGTAAACCTAACTATCATTACAGTGATATGTTTGGACCTCCATTTGCACACCCCAATGTTTTTATTCCTCTGTAACTTGGCCAGTATTGATTTATGTTATACAACGATTATTGTACCAAAACTCCTCTACATCCTACTCTCTGGGAATAACACTATATCCTTTACACAATGCTTTATCCAGATGTATTTTTTCCTTACAGTAGCCACTGCTGAGGTCATGGTTATATTTATAATGGCGTATGATCGCTATGTTGCAATTTGTCACCCTTTAGATTATCACCGTATACTCAACAAGAAAATctgcatattattaataatagttacCTGGATCGGTGGATGCCTAAATTCATCTTTATTTACAAGTTCCATCTCAAAAATACTCTTCTGTCCTTCTTTTACCATTCACCAGTTCTTCTGCGATGCTAAAGCTCTGATCAACATTTCCTGTGGCGTGACTAAAACCTTTTACAATATTATGTATGCAGACAGTTTTGTATTTGGGCTTATTCCAGTTGTGTGCAATTTGATGTCCTATGTACAAATTATAAGAGTAATTCTACGCATTAAATCTAAGGATGGCAGaagtaaagccttctccacctgctcatcccacctcATCATCCTGAGCATCTACTATGGATCTGCTACAATTGTATATATGATACCACCATCAGAGCGCTATAATGTAGGAGAACAGATCCTAACAGTGTTCTATACCACAGTGGTACCCATGCTGAACCCTCTCATATACAGCCTAcgaaacaaagaaataaagaattcttTGTGGAAATTGTTAACATATTAA
- the LOC140334645 gene encoding olfactory receptor 8D1-like gives MERNTSVLAFHILPFFMKADNKLYIFNIVFFLSIYLFGILVNVIIITVICLDFHLHTPMYLFLCNLSIIDMCYLTIIVPKLIYILLSQNNTISFTQCFIQMYFVFLAGITEIMIIFIMAYDRYVAICHPLDYHRILNKNICMILIIVTWVSGCLNSFLFTSSILKMLFCSSFTIHQFFCDVKALINISCGGTEMFYGVMYSDSFVFGVVPFVCNLMSYVKIIRIILRIKSKDGRRKAFSTCSSHLTILVIYFGSGAAVYMMPPSDHYDILEQILTVFYATVVPILNPLIYSLRNKDVMNSLWKLLS, from the coding sequence ATGGAAAGGAATACATCTGTGCTAGCATtccacattttgccatttttcatgAAAGCCGACAATAAACTTTACATATTCAACATTGTCTTCTTTTTATCAATCTATTTATTTGGAATTCTGGTAAACgtcattattattactgtaatatGTTTGGACTTCCATCTGCACACCCCGATGTATCTATTTCTCTGTAACTTGTCCATTATTGATATGTGTTACCTAACTATTATTGTTCCAAAACTCATTTACATCTTACTCTCTCAGAACAACACCATTTCCTTCACACAATGCTTTATCCAGATGTATTTTGTCTTTCTAGCAGGCATTACTGAGattatgataatatttataatggCGTATGATCGATATGTTGCGATTTGTCACCCTTTAGATTATCACCGTATACTTAACAAGAATATCTGCATGATACTAATTATAGTTACCTGGGTCAGTGGgtgtttaaattcatttttatttaccagttccattttaaaaatgctcttttgttcttcttttaccaTTCACCAATTCTTCTGTGATGTTAAAGCTCTGATCAATATTTCCTGTGGGGGGACTGAAATGTTTTATGGAGTTATGTATTCAGATAGTTTTGTATTTGGAGTTGTTCCATTTGTGTGCAATTTGATGTCCTATGTAAAGATAATCAGGATAATACTACGTATTAAATCTAAGGATGGCAGAAGAAAAGCCTTCTCCACTTGCTCATCCCACCTCACCATCCTGGTCATCTACTTTGGATCCGGTGCAGCTGTATATATGATGCCACCATCTGACCACTATGACATACTGGAACAGATCTTAACAGTGTTTTATGCCACAGTGGTGCCCATTTTGAACCCTCTCATATACAGTCTACGAAATAAAGATGTAATGAATTCTTTGTGGAAATTGTTGTCATAA
- the LOC140334647 gene encoding olfactory receptor 8D1-like, with protein MESNTSIPEFYILPFFMNAGIKLYTFNIVFFALIYSVGIMVNLIIITVICLDLHLHTPMYLFLCNLSVIDICYTTTIVPNLLYILLSGNNTISYTQCFIQMYIFFLVNSNEAMVILTMAYDRYVAICHPLDYHHKLNKKICILLIMLTWISGCLHSSLFFSSILKLLFWSSPTIHQFFCDAKALINISCGGTEMFYIVLYAECFVLVLIPVICNLMSYLKIIRVILHIKSKDGRRKAFSTCSSHLTVMAIYYGSGTAEYLMPPSDRYEILEQIFTVFYTTVVPMLNPLIYSLRNKDVKNALKKLLP; from the coding sequence ATGGAAAGCAATACGTCTATTCCCGAATTTTACATTTTGCCATTCTTCATGAACGCTGGCATTAAATTGTACACATTTaacattgttttctttgcattaaTCTATAGTGTTGGAATTATGGTCAACCTTATTATCATTACAGTGATATGTTTGGATCTCCATTTGCACACCCCAATGTATCTTTTTCTCTGCAACCTGTCTGTAATTGATATATGTTACACGACTACTATTGTTCCAAATCTTCTCTACATCTTACTCTCTGGCAATAACACCATATCCTACACACAATGCTTTATCCAGATGTATATTTTCTTCCTAGTAAATAGTAATGAGGCCATGGTTATACTTACAATGGCGTATGATCGATATGTTGCGATTTGTCACCCTTTAGATTATCACCATAAACTTAACAAGAAGATCTGCATATTATTGATAATGTTGACCTGGATCAGTGGTTGCCTACattcatctttatttttcagTTCCATCCTTAAACTGCTCTTTTGGTCTTCTCCTACAattcaccagttcttctgtgatgcTAAAGCACTCATAAACATTTCCTGTGGTGggactgaaatgttttacattgtctTGTATGCAGAGTGTTTTGTATTAGTGTTAATTCCAGTTATATGCAACTTGATGTCATATTTAAAGATTATCAGAGTCATACTACATATTAAATCTAAGGACGGTAGAagaaaagccttctccacctgctcatcccacctcACTGTCATGGCCATCTACTATGGATCTGGTACAGCTGAGTATTTGATGCCACCATCAGACCGATATGAGATACTGGAACAGATCTttacagtgttctacaccacagTGGTTCCCATGTTGAACCCTCTCATATACAGCCTACGcaacaaagatgtaaaaaatgctttgaaGAAATTGTTACCATAA